A genome region from Aliivibrio salmonicida LFI1238 includes the following:
- a CDS encoding LysR family transcriptional regulator → MHDRASQMVIFYALAKAGSFTAAAKQMGVSTSHVSKQLGILEAELNVKLVQRTTRSLTLTDAGQQFYLYCEKMYSAMTEASAIMDNERDEVAGILRLGLSQSFGTMHIIPAIDKLRHQYPDLQVEVRLFDHRADMLKDGLDLWVTNFEDLPEGYVAQRLADSHFVLAASPDYLIDKAVPHHPQDLTEHNCLTYQSRHRDYSNWDFSKGNEALCVKVSGNYCVDLAEAVRDAAISGWGVAYLASYLLTNEFNDGKLIQLLPDWKASQKMPIYAVYPSRKHLPRKISAVIDFLREHIGQPPYWDKTLMKRVKL, encoded by the coding sequence ATGCATGATCGTGCCAGCCAAATGGTGATATTTTACGCCCTAGCCAAAGCGGGAAGCTTTACTGCTGCCGCAAAACAAATGGGCGTATCTACCTCTCATGTGAGTAAACAGCTGGGAATATTAGAAGCAGAGCTTAACGTTAAGTTAGTACAGCGCACGACACGCTCGTTAACACTGACTGATGCAGGGCAACAGTTCTATTTGTATTGTGAAAAGATGTACAGTGCGATGACAGAAGCCAGTGCAATTATGGATAATGAACGTGATGAGGTCGCGGGTATCTTGCGTTTAGGGTTATCACAGTCTTTTGGTACCATGCACATTATCCCAGCGATAGATAAATTACGTCACCAATATCCAGATCTTCAGGTCGAAGTTCGTTTGTTCGATCATCGTGCTGATATGCTTAAAGACGGTCTAGATCTCTGGGTAACCAACTTTGAAGACTTACCAGAAGGTTACGTTGCACAGCGATTAGCGGATTCGCATTTTGTATTGGCAGCATCACCTGATTATTTGATTGATAAAGCGGTTCCTCATCATCCTCAAGATCTCACTGAGCACAATTGCTTAACGTACCAAAGCCGTCACCGTGACTACAGTAATTGGGATTTCAGTAAAGGTAATGAAGCATTGTGTGTGAAGGTATCTGGTAATTACTGTGTCGATTTAGCTGAAGCGGTAAGAGATGCCGCGATTTCAGGATGGGGCGTGGCGTATTTAGCCAGTTACTTACTTACCAATGAGTTTAATGATGGCAAATTGATTCAGCTTTTACCCGACTGGAAAGCGAGTCAAAAAATGCCAATTTACGCGGTTTACCCAAGCCGTAAACACCTGCCAAGAAAGATAAGTGCGGTGATTGATTTTTTACGAGAGCACATTGGACAACCGCCATATTGGGACAAAACGCTAATGAAACGGGTTAAGTTATAA
- a CDS encoding NupC/NupG family nucleoside CNT transporter: MTSFLGIFAILLFAYLCSTDRRNIPLRTVSLAFGLQILFALLVLYVPAGKEVLNSVTAGVSGVIEYGQEGIAFLFGGLATGKVGFVFAVNVLGIIIFFSALISALYHLGIMPKVINFIGGGLQRLLGTGRAESLAATANIFVSMVEAPLVVKPYLKHMSDSQFFAVMTCGLASVAGGTMVGYASLGVDLNFLISAAFMSAPAGLLMAKMMVPPGDEENNDDEITSVEIDHATNVFEALADGAMSGLRIAVAVGTTLLAFVSVIALLNGLLGHIGDFFGLKLSFELILGYVFAPVAFLLGVPWNEAILAGSLIGNKIVVNEFVAFIQLMEVKDQLSDHSVAIVTFALCGFANISTMAILIGGLGSLVPERRSFIAKMGFRAITAGVLANLMSAAIAGVILSL, translated from the coding sequence ATGACATCTTTCCTTGGTATTTTTGCCATTTTACTATTTGCTTACCTATGTTCGACTGATCGCCGTAATATCCCTTTGAGAACCGTTTCTTTGGCGTTTGGTCTACAAATTTTATTTGCTCTGTTGGTACTTTACGTTCCAGCAGGTAAAGAAGTTTTAAACTCAGTAACCGCAGGCGTTTCGGGCGTTATTGAATATGGACAAGAGGGCATTGCCTTTTTGTTTGGTGGTTTAGCCACGGGTAAAGTCGGCTTTGTATTTGCCGTTAATGTTCTTGGTATTATCATCTTCTTCTCTGCCCTTATTTCTGCGCTTTACCATCTTGGTATTATGCCTAAAGTGATTAACTTTATTGGTGGTGGCTTACAACGCTTATTGGGTACAGGTCGTGCTGAATCACTTGCTGCGACTGCTAACATCTTTGTAAGTATGGTTGAGGCTCCACTTGTCGTTAAACCTTACTTGAAGCACATGAGTGATTCTCAGTTCTTCGCCGTAATGACCTGTGGTTTAGCGTCAGTGGCTGGCGGTACGATGGTTGGTTATGCATCATTAGGTGTGGATCTTAACTTCCTTATCTCAGCGGCATTCATGTCGGCACCGGCTGGCTTATTGATGGCAAAAATGATGGTGCCACCGGGTGACGAAGAGAACAATGACGATGAAATTACCTCGGTAGAAATCGATCATGCAACGAATGTATTTGAAGCGTTAGCAGATGGTGCAATGTCAGGTCTTCGCATTGCCGTGGCTGTTGGTACAACGTTGCTCGCGTTTGTGAGTGTGATTGCATTATTAAATGGTTTGTTAGGGCATATAGGTGACTTCTTTGGTTTAAAACTAAGTTTTGAATTGATTCTTGGTTACGTATTTGCACCTGTGGCTTTCTTACTTGGTGTGCCGTGGAACGAAGCGATCCTTGCGGGTTCATTGATTGGTAATAAGATCGTCGTGAATGAGTTTGTTGCCTTCATCCAGTTGATGGAAGTGAAAGATCAATTAAGTGATCATTCAGTAGCTATTGTGACTTTTGCCTTGTGTGGTTTTGCAAACATTTCAACCATGGCGATTTTGATTGGTGGCTTGGGAAGTTTAGTGCCAGAGCGCCGTTCATTCATTGCTAAAATGGGTTTCAGAGCAATCACTGCGGGTGTATTAGCGAACTTAATGAGTGCTGCAATTGCGGGTGTGATTCTTTCTTTATAG
- a CDS encoding S8 family peptidase produces the protein MKNIKRSFMCLGITIALSSNGVLANKVNDDINNIVETNRVIIKYKPMTSDVLNVENQEIRQVDTAGVLHSATGSKSRYIRTLSTGEEVYELDEWKNSEELGLILNGLEGDPQIEFAELDLILHPLDMPNDPRISELWGVSKNDGGINAAGVWSSYTGKNTVVAVIDTGYASHSDLESNMLPGWDFITDPMMANDGDGRDNDASDPGDWVFESQCRQNSRANDSSWHGTHVAGTIAAVANNNKGIAGVSYDAKIVPVRVLGRCGGYTSDIADGIIWASGGDVPGADINSNPAQVINMSLGGEGSCSRITQNAINLAVEKGTTIVVAAGNSNRNADNYTPASCANVITVAAVNNLGSRSYYSNFGEVVDIAAPGGEYTKIGKKEAILSTINNGKKEPTTEGYSYYQGTSMAAPHVAGLAALLYQADPMIIPGKVEEIIKQSSREFPNPNQCIGCGSGLADASAAIKLFNTGDIPKPSLEEW, from the coding sequence ATGAAAAATATTAAACGCTCATTCATGTGCTTAGGTATCACTATCGCATTGAGTTCTAACGGTGTTTTGGCAAATAAAGTTAATGATGATATTAATAATATCGTCGAGACAAATCGAGTTATTATTAAATATAAACCGATGACATCTGATGTGTTAAATGTTGAGAATCAAGAAATTAGACAAGTAGATACTGCTGGCGTATTACACTCTGCGACAGGGAGTAAGAGTCGATATATCAGAACACTTTCTACAGGTGAAGAAGTATACGAACTGGATGAATGGAAAAACAGTGAAGAATTAGGTTTAATTTTAAACGGTTTAGAAGGTGATCCCCAAATAGAATTCGCAGAATTGGATTTGATACTACATCCATTAGATATGCCTAATGACCCTCGTATTTCTGAGTTATGGGGAGTTAGTAAGAACGATGGAGGCATAAACGCTGCGGGTGTTTGGTCAAGTTACACTGGTAAAAATACGGTCGTTGCTGTCATTGATACAGGTTATGCATCTCACTCTGATCTAGAATCGAATATGTTACCAGGTTGGGATTTTATTACCGACCCAATGATGGCGAATGATGGCGATGGCCGTGATAATGATGCTTCGGATCCTGGCGACTGGGTATTCGAAAGCCAGTGTAGACAGAATTCAAGAGCGAATGATTCATCATGGCACGGCACGCATGTTGCGGGTACTATTGCTGCCGTTGCCAATAATAATAAAGGAATTGCAGGGGTATCCTACGATGCCAAGATAGTTCCGGTTAGAGTATTAGGTCGTTGTGGTGGATACACTTCAGATATTGCTGATGGCATTATTTGGGCATCAGGAGGAGACGTACCGGGAGCGGATATTAATAGTAATCCTGCACAAGTGATTAACATGTCCTTGGGTGGTGAGGGGAGTTGCTCTCGTATTACTCAGAATGCAATTAATCTTGCGGTAGAAAAGGGGACGACAATTGTTGTTGCCGCCGGAAACAGTAATCGTAATGCTGATAATTATACCCCTGCCAGTTGTGCTAATGTCATTACTGTCGCCGCCGTTAATAATCTAGGCAGTCGTTCTTATTATTCAAATTTTGGAGAGGTTGTTGATATTGCAGCTCCTGGCGGTGAGTACACAAAAATAGGGAAAAAAGAGGCCATTTTATCGACGATTAATAATGGAAAAAAAGAACCGACAACTGAAGGATACTCATATTATCAAGGCACAAGTATGGCGGCGCCTCATGTTGCGGGACTCGCTGCTTTATTATATCAAGCCGATCCTATGATCATTCCAGGTAAAGTAGAAGAAATTATTAAGCAATCTTCACGTGAATTTCCAAATCCAAATCAATGTATTGGCTGTGGTTCTGGATTGGCGGATGCGAGTGCTGCAATTAAGTTGTTCAACACCGGAGATATACCTAAACCATCATTAGAAGAATGGTAA
- the tnpA gene encoding IS66 family insertion sequence element accessory protein TnpA, whose amino-acid sequence MQKDKKRTPEQWHALFESQQSSKLSAAEFCRNHNILPKTFSARKARWKQKINASTFLKVEALTSTIIATPQLPDIQLSIGKLRLTLPANTEPHWIGLLLKGYQS is encoded by the coding sequence ATGCAAAAAGATAAAAAGAGAACACCAGAGCAATGGCACGCTCTATTTGAATCTCAGCAATCTAGCAAGCTTAGTGCCGCTGAATTTTGTCGTAACCATAATATTCTGCCAAAGACATTTAGTGCACGTAAAGCACGATGGAAACAAAAGATTAACGCTTCTACTTTCTTGAAAGTAGAAGCGTTAACATCAACTATCATCGCCACTCCACAATTACCAGATATTCAACTTTCTATCGGAAAATTGCGATTAACATTGCCAGCTAATACTGAACCTCACTGGATAGGACTCTTATTAAAAGGGTATCAATCATGA
- the tnpB gene encoding IS66 family insertion sequence element accessory protein TnpB (TnpB, as the term is used for proteins encoded by IS66 family insertion elements, is considered an accessory protein, since TnpC, encoded by a neighboring gene, is a DDE family transposase.), with protein sequence MNVFTDVSTIYLHRDFVDFRKAINGLVVIVEQEMQLSPFSDALFIFCNKPRDKLKILYWDKTGFALWYKRLDEDRFKWPRNINNDTLALSEQQLTLLLQGFDILGHQPVHYQTTL encoded by the coding sequence ATGAATGTATTTACTGATGTTTCCACCATTTATCTTCATCGTGATTTTGTCGATTTTCGCAAGGCCATTAATGGCCTTGTCGTGATTGTTGAGCAAGAAATGCAACTATCACCGTTTAGTGATGCTCTATTTATATTTTGCAATAAGCCTCGTGATAAACTCAAAATATTGTATTGGGATAAAACAGGATTCGCTTTATGGTACAAGCGATTAGATGAAGACCGCTTCAAATGGCCACGAAATATAAATAACGATACGTTAGCATTATCAGAGCAGCAACTGACACTGCTATTACAAGGTTTTGATATCTTAGGACATCAACCAGTACATTATCAAACAACCCTTTAA
- a CDS encoding TetR/AcrR family transcriptional regulator, producing the protein MKDMRQSMLDAGFKLINEHGFAGVGLMKIINEAQGTKGSFYHYFKSKEHFGETLLSDYFEEHLAILETFLSDDSMTRNERVKAYFQYWATSKLTDDFHIKCLVVKLAGEISGASGKMQMVMAEGAEKVIQRMAQFFEQGNTENDFTIQNPEDTSRMIYSLWLGSTLLAAMQKRREILNNAMKDTLIILKC; encoded by the coding sequence ATGAAAGACATGCGACAATCTATGCTCGATGCAGGATTCAAACTAATTAATGAACATGGTTTTGCTGGCGTAGGCTTGATGAAAATCATCAATGAAGCCCAAGGAACGAAAGGTTCTTTTTATCATTACTTCAAATCTAAAGAACATTTTGGAGAGACTTTACTTAGTGATTATTTTGAAGAACACTTAGCGATCTTAGAAACATTTCTAAGTGATGATTCAATGACTCGCAATGAGCGTGTAAAAGCATACTTCCAGTACTGGGCAACCTCTAAATTGACTGATGATTTCCATATTAAATGCCTCGTGGTAAAACTGGCAGGTGAAATCTCTGGAGCGTCTGGTAAGATGCAGATGGTTATGGCTGAAGGTGCAGAAAAAGTGATTCAGCGTATGGCTCAGTTCTTTGAACAAGGTAATACTGAGAACGATTTTACTATCCAAAATCCAGAAGACACCTCTCGTATGATATATAGCTTATGGCTTGGTAGCACACTGTTAGCAGCAATGCAGAAACGCAGAGAGATCCTTAATAACGCAATGAAAGACACGCTAATCATTCTTAAATGTTAA
- a CDS encoding glucosaminidase domain-containing protein produces the protein MSLSKKLKHISASLLLIASSSAIANTSLPLSPEKITQPYPEVEVETIHSAQSLISEFKEHQYQLSNITKNSTVPVFFVENLPDDLNSLPVEEKISGFIRLLLPTIIDVNKHIITVRNEAISLSKQPKTEWTKEESLWMSNLMASYDVNTNNIDELLLHLDVIPVGMVLAQGIDESGWGTSYFAINGNSLFGEHLSSQGGKYLSTPGGHVKVAAFDNLFEGTARYMYNLNTTSAYHDLWTLRQQLRKDNKLSGYELVESLSHYSTRGQAYVDNLQALIKHHHLDSFDNVEFNYTTPLRIRFTK, from the coding sequence ATGTCTTTATCTAAAAAGTTAAAACATATTTCGGCCTCTTTGTTATTAATTGCGTCATCAAGTGCGATCGCTAATACGTCGCTTCCCCTCTCTCCAGAGAAAATAACCCAGCCTTATCCTGAGGTGGAAGTAGAAACAATTCACTCAGCACAATCTCTTATTAGTGAGTTTAAAGAGCATCAGTACCAATTAAGCAACATTACAAAAAATAGTACGGTCCCTGTTTTCTTTGTTGAAAATCTTCCTGATGATTTAAATTCATTACCAGTAGAAGAGAAAATATCAGGATTTATTCGTTTATTACTACCAACAATTATTGATGTAAATAAGCACATCATTACCGTTAGAAATGAAGCGATTTCATTATCCAAACAACCAAAAACAGAATGGACAAAAGAAGAAAGTCTGTGGATGAGTAATTTAATGGCGTCTTATGATGTTAACACCAACAACATCGATGAGTTACTTCTTCATCTTGATGTTATCCCTGTAGGCATGGTGCTTGCTCAAGGTATCGATGAAAGTGGTTGGGGTACAAGTTACTTCGCTATCAATGGTAATAGCTTATTTGGTGAACATCTGTCATCTCAAGGTGGTAAGTATTTAAGTACCCCTGGTGGGCATGTAAAAGTAGCCGCATTTGATAACCTTTTTGAAGGTACTGCGCGCTATATGTACAACTTAAACACAACATCGGCTTACCATGATCTTTGGACGTTACGTCAACAATTACGCAAAGATAATAAGTTATCAGGCTATGAGTTGGTTGAATCACTGTCTCATTATTCAACCCGTGGACAAGCGTACGTTGATAATTTACAAGCACTAATCAAACATCATCATTTAGACAGTTTTGATAATGTTGAGTTTAATTACACGACACCACTGCGTATTCGATTTACAAAATAA
- a CDS encoding peptidylprolyl isomerase gives MIILTTNFGDIHIELNKEKAPVSSKNFLKYCQDGFYEGTIFHRVIKGFMIQGGGFTADMQEKEMRAPIVNEANRGLKNLNGTIAMARTDAPHSATSEFFINIANNTFLDHTATTNTGWGYTVFGEVTIGMDVVKKIAKIKTKSMGEFDDVPKESIIIEKVTIIEE, from the coding sequence ATGATTATTTTAACTACCAACTTTGGCGATATTCATATTGAGCTTAATAAAGAAAAAGCACCGGTTAGCTCAAAGAACTTTTTAAAGTACTGCCAAGACGGTTTTTATGAAGGTACAATTTTTCATCGCGTGATTAAAGGTTTTATGATCCAAGGCGGCGGGTTTACTGCTGATATGCAAGAGAAAGAAATGCGCGCCCCTATTGTTAATGAAGCAAACCGTGGTTTAAAAAACTTAAATGGTACAATCGCGATGGCTCGTACCGATGCGCCTCACTCTGCAACCAGTGAGTTTTTTATTAACATCGCTAATAATACCTTTCTTGATCACACGGCAACAACCAATACGGGTTGGGGCTATACCGTGTTTGGTGAAGTCACTATTGGTATGGACGTAGTTAAGAAAATTGCCAAAATAAAAACAAAATCAATGGGTGAATTTGATGATGTTCCAAAAGAGAGTATCATTATTGAAAAAGTGACTATTATTGAAGAGTAA
- the bla gene encoding class A beta-lactamase: MTPFFILFMLFANTSMAASLNDTMIDLEKQTSGDIGVAVLDTKTNQIWSYKGNQRFPMMSTFKTLACAKMLHDADKKIINKKTETAIAQKDLIPWSPITEKYVGKSISTEKACEATMLMSDNTAANIVLQQIGSPSSLTAFLRLMGDSTTQLDRIEPTLNEAKKGDIRDTTTPIAMVHTINKLLLGNTLTTTDKVTLKKWMMDNKVSDPLLRSILPIHWSIADRSGAGGYGSRGITAIIWNEHRLPLIISIYLTQTDLTLAERNDIIVHVGSALFTQFNVK, from the coding sequence TTGACCCCATTTTTTATCTTATTTATGCTATTCGCCAACACCTCAATGGCGGCATCACTTAATGACACTATGATCGATCTTGAAAAACAAACATCCGGTGACATTGGTGTGGCCGTTTTAGATACCAAAACAAACCAAATATGGAGCTATAAAGGCAATCAACGATTTCCAATGATGAGCACCTTTAAAACACTTGCTTGTGCGAAGATGCTGCATGACGCAGACAAAAAAATCATTAATAAAAAAACTGAAACAGCCATCGCACAAAAGGATTTAATCCCTTGGTCTCCAATAACAGAAAAGTACGTAGGTAAAAGCATTTCTACAGAAAAAGCCTGTGAAGCCACAATGCTCATGAGTGATAACACCGCCGCCAATATCGTATTACAGCAAATAGGCAGCCCAAGTTCGCTAACTGCTTTTCTTCGATTAATGGGTGATAGCACGACACAACTGGATCGCATTGAACCTACATTGAATGAGGCAAAAAAAGGCGATATCAGAGACACAACAACACCTATTGCAATGGTTCATACCATTAACAAACTTCTGTTAGGTAATACACTGACCACTACCGATAAAGTGACACTGAAAAAGTGGATGATGGATAACAAGGTGTCTGATCCCCTATTACGATCTATTTTACCAATACATTGGTCTATTGCTGATCGCTCAGGGGCTGGAGGTTATGGGTCTCGTGGGATCACCGCAATTATTTGGAATGAACATCGCTTACCGTTGATCATCAGTATTTATCTAACTCAAACGGACCTTACATTGGCAGAGCGTAATGACATTATCGTTCACGTTGGCTCCGCATTATTTACACAATTCAACGTAAAATAG
- a CDS encoding 1-aminocyclopropane-1-carboxylate deaminase/D-cysteine desulfhydrase, translating into MKIENSPVTQHQFNGVDFYLKRDDQLHPQFSGNKARKFMGLLEGDFPNITTLIGYGSPQANSLYSLAALATLKEWHLDFYVDHIPSFLKENPKGNYRAALDLGANIIALNSLESAKQDDGSVLSSLDYIQHIRQPKEHELFVPEGGRCGLAESGVKQLAQELIIWKEEQALSSLTVALPSGTGTTALFLHKHLKAHDTKVITCACVGGNQYLTDQFLELGETDHPEILTPTKKHHFGKLYRHDYDIWKHLHDQTNVEFELLYDPLMWRCLVDWLPNNPNTTLVYIHQGGLLGNESMLPRYIRKYEN; encoded by the coding sequence ATGAAAATCGAAAATAGCCCAGTAACTCAACATCAATTCAATGGTGTCGATTTCTATTTAAAACGCGACGACCAACTTCATCCCCAATTCTCTGGTAACAAAGCTCGAAAGTTCATGGGACTATTAGAAGGTGACTTTCCAAATATCACGACACTGATTGGCTACGGCTCACCACAAGCAAATTCACTGTACTCATTAGCCGCATTGGCGACATTAAAAGAATGGCACCTCGATTTTTATGTTGATCATATCCCCTCTTTTTTAAAAGAGAATCCCAAAGGAAATTACCGCGCGGCGTTAGATCTTGGGGCAAATATTATTGCTCTAAATTCACTTGAAAGTGCAAAACAAGATGATGGTTCAGTCTTAAGCAGTTTGGATTACATTCAACATATAAGACAGCCTAAAGAACATGAATTATTTGTACCTGAAGGTGGTCGTTGTGGTCTGGCAGAAAGTGGCGTAAAGCAATTAGCTCAAGAACTTATCATTTGGAAAGAAGAACAGGCACTCTCCTCTCTAACGGTTGCTTTACCATCAGGTACAGGAACAACCGCACTCTTTCTTCATAAGCATTTAAAAGCACACGATACCAAAGTTATTACCTGTGCTTGCGTTGGCGGAAATCAGTATCTCACAGATCAATTTCTGGAACTTGGTGAAACCGACCATCCTGAAATATTAACACCAACTAAAAAACATCACTTTGGTAAATTATACCGTCACGATTACGATATTTGGAAACACTTACACGACCAAACCAATGTAGAGTTTGAATTGCTGTATGACCCATTAATGTGGCGTTGTCTAGTTGATTGGCTACCGAACAATCCCAATACCACACTTGTTTATATCCACCAAGGCGGCTTGTTAGGTAATGAAAGCATGCTACCGAGATACATAAGAAAATATGAGAACTAA
- a CDS encoding YajD family HNH nuclease — MSSDFYGSSSTYARQESGYREKALKLYPWVCGNCAREFVYSNLRELTVHHKDHDHTNNPNDGSNWELLCLFCHDHEHSKYTEHDQYGSEIKAGEDDHQSATHNPFAALKAMMKK, encoded by the coding sequence ATGTCATCTGATTTTTATGGCTCTAGTAGCACTTATGCCCGTCAAGAAAGTGGTTACCGTGAAAAAGCATTAAAACTATACCCTTGGGTTTGTGGTAATTGTGCTCGTGAATTTGTGTATTCAAACCTACGAGAATTAACGGTTCACCATAAAGATCACGACCACACCAACAATCCAAATGATGGCAGTAATTGGGAACTATTATGTTTGTTCTGCCATGATCACGAGCACTCTAAATACACAGAGCACGATCAATATGGCTCAGAGATTAAAGCAGGTGAAGATGATCACCAATCAGCAACACACAATCCGTTTGCGGCTTTAAAAGCGATGATGAAAAAGTAA
- a CDS encoding methyltransferase family protein codes for MRSKLELRVPPPLVMLLFMATVFVFDYLAPFNLFYLPWLSYVLVLSLITLGGGIALCGVKEFREAKTTVNPLKPESSSSLVSSGIYQYTRNPMYLGLLLALLSSVAYTQHPLGLVSALGFVLYMNRFQIEPEEKMLVKLFGEDFKVYANQVKRWF; via the coding sequence ATGCGCTCAAAATTAGAACTGAGAGTTCCGCCCCCGTTAGTCATGTTGTTGTTTATGGCAACTGTGTTCGTTTTTGACTACCTTGCTCCTTTTAACCTGTTTTACTTGCCTTGGTTGAGCTACGTTCTTGTTCTCAGTTTGATTACTTTAGGTGGGGGAATTGCGTTGTGCGGAGTAAAAGAATTTCGAGAGGCAAAAACAACGGTTAATCCACTTAAACCAGAAAGCAGTTCTTCATTAGTGAGCTCTGGTATTTATCAATACACTCGTAATCCTATGTACCTTGGGCTACTACTGGCTTTGTTGAGTAGTGTTGCTTATACCCAACATCCACTTGGTTTAGTGAGTGCGTTAGGTTTTGTTCTTTATATGAATCGTTTTCAAATTGAACCAGAAGAAAAAATGCTGGTTAAATTGTTTGGTGAGGACTTTAAAGTGTATGCCAATCAGGTGAAGCGTTGGTTTTAA